A single genomic interval of Rosistilla ulvae harbors:
- a CDS encoding PhoH family protein, with protein sequence MTEATLSISQPNQILSLFGPRDQNVRILRERFDVSITHRDGQIRVTGPQDDVRRATLVLEHLRDLLVRNGVLSQDDLDAVLADVDGGSTRPGKLRSGSEIQIRHAGRRIKPRTEGQGRYVAAIRKHDLSFCIGPAGTGKTYLAVAMAVEALKAEEVRKIVLVRPAVEAGESLGFLPGDLRAKLNPYLRPLLDALGEMVDYDHSRTLMEQDVIEVIPLAYMRGRTLNDAFIILDEAQNTTVPQMKMFLTRLGERSKMVVSGDSTQIDLPRGVQSGLIDAIRRLRNVKGIGLAKLEVSDIVRHRLVQEIVNAYEEDKG encoded by the coding sequence ATGACTGAAGCGACACTATCGATTTCACAACCGAATCAAATCCTTTCGTTGTTTGGTCCGCGCGATCAGAACGTGCGTATCCTGCGAGAACGGTTTGACGTTTCGATCACGCATCGCGATGGGCAGATTCGCGTCACCGGTCCGCAGGACGATGTCCGGCGGGCGACGTTGGTGCTCGAACACCTGCGCGATCTATTGGTCCGCAATGGCGTTTTGAGCCAAGACGATCTCGACGCCGTTTTGGCCGATGTCGACGGTGGATCGACCCGACCGGGCAAATTGCGTAGCGGCAGTGAAATCCAGATCCGCCACGCCGGTCGACGCATCAAGCCGCGCACCGAAGGGCAAGGCCGGTACGTCGCGGCGATCCGTAAACACGATCTCAGCTTCTGCATTGGACCGGCCGGAACGGGGAAAACCTATCTTGCCGTGGCAATGGCCGTCGAAGCGCTCAAGGCCGAAGAGGTGCGAAAGATCGTCTTGGTCCGGCCAGCGGTCGAAGCGGGAGAGAGCCTCGGCTTTCTGCCGGGCGATTTGCGAGCTAAGCTTAACCCGTACCTACGTCCTCTGTTGGACGCGTTGGGCGAGATGGTCGATTACGACCACTCCCGAACGCTGATGGAGCAGGACGTGATCGAAGTCATTCCATTGGCTTATATGCGGGGTCGGACGTTAAACGATGCCTTTATCATTCTGGATGAAGCGCAGAACACGACCGTCCCGCAGATGAAGATGTTCCTGACCCGGTTGGGCGAACGCAGCAAGATGGTCGTTTCGGGCGATTCCACGCAGATCGACCTGCCGCGTGGCGTTCAAAGCGGTCTAATCGATGCGATCCGCCGACTCCGCAACGTCAAGGGAATTGGATTAGCAAAGTTGGAAGTTAGCGATATTGTGCGGCACCGCTTGGTGCAGGAAATTGTCAACGCCTACGAGGAAGACAAGGGATAG
- a CDS encoding HD family phosphohydrolase, which translates to MSSATQNRTRSERVASLQLPPGKFQRFIALVRQSHVWVRFALALIAALIILTVCQCWRVPFAYRTGYIPPRDMYARVQFDVPDLAKTQSAKDLKRRSVIAFYSNRSLPLTQLREKLKDQLFLVLEAPSFDQLSDSAREAWAQFFKGDETAGPDETAPATFAAIKATFAEDKELQKLDKAIRLAMFPFYETGLLRSLEHEEGDASSIRVYPENQASDIQLVPVDRVRIAQASLDLKQRIIEEFKLQFEFEKSPRAAKIVGDWLADRLPVTLDYDEARSEEARKMAADAVPDVLTTYYPGRTSIAPAGKPLGKQQLDLLQSEWNALQGSRSLTDGVMRLIAYAGMLGALYLLCGSYIYFVHDPVLITDVGKLTRLLSLVVMVIAACWYASADKWQAEVIPLVIGAITATVAYGRELALLVMAAVALAVTLLIGQDLPDLVVLSAATLSCILLLGRIRTRTRLITIGAGAALVTAATVIGVGVVAGQSLGSGEPTNVTEGIYQSLGLGALMVELSKGSVWSGTLVLVASMLMTGLLPFVEKIFRVQTDLSLLELGDASHPLLRQLAQRAPGTYNHSINVASIAEAAADAIGGNGLLVRVGAYFHDIGKIFKPDYFIENQGGGPNQHDSLQPAMSTLVIIAHVKDGADLARSHHLPEPMIDFILQHHGTTLVEYFYREAKERSEESPNKEEVSDKDFRYPGPKPRSLEAAVLMLSDGVESASRTLVDPTPARIKSLVEQIAMKRLTDGQFDESGLTLKQLDRVKQSLVKSLTAIYHARVKYPGQQTA; encoded by the coding sequence ATGAGTTCCGCAACACAAAATCGAACGCGCAGCGAGCGCGTCGCCTCGTTGCAATTGCCTCCGGGCAAGTTCCAACGATTCATCGCCCTGGTGCGTCAAAGCCATGTTTGGGTGCGATTTGCCCTTGCGCTGATCGCCGCTTTGATCATCTTGACCGTTTGCCAATGCTGGCGAGTTCCGTTTGCCTATCGCACCGGGTACATCCCGCCACGCGACATGTACGCGCGAGTCCAATTTGACGTTCCCGATCTGGCAAAAACGCAATCGGCCAAGGATCTCAAGCGTCGCAGCGTGATCGCGTTTTACAGCAACCGCAGCCTGCCGTTGACGCAGCTGCGCGAAAAGCTGAAGGACCAATTATTTCTGGTCCTCGAAGCGCCGTCGTTCGATCAATTGAGCGATTCGGCCCGCGAAGCCTGGGCGCAATTCTTCAAAGGGGACGAGACCGCAGGTCCCGATGAAACCGCCCCGGCGACATTTGCTGCGATTAAAGCGACGTTTGCCGAAGACAAAGAACTTCAGAAGTTAGATAAAGCGATTCGCTTGGCGATGTTCCCGTTTTATGAAACCGGCCTGTTGCGGAGCCTGGAGCACGAGGAGGGAGACGCCAGTTCGATTCGCGTTTATCCCGAGAACCAAGCTTCGGACATTCAATTGGTCCCGGTCGATAGGGTCCGGATCGCGCAGGCATCGCTCGATTTGAAGCAGCGAATTATCGAAGAGTTCAAGCTGCAGTTCGAGTTCGAAAAATCGCCGCGAGCGGCCAAGATCGTTGGCGACTGGCTGGCCGATCGCTTGCCCGTCACCTTGGATTACGACGAAGCACGCAGCGAAGAAGCACGCAAAATGGCGGCCGATGCGGTCCCGGATGTTTTGACGACCTATTACCCTGGCCGCACGTCGATCGCCCCGGCGGGCAAACCGCTGGGTAAACAACAACTGGATCTTCTGCAATCCGAATGGAATGCATTGCAAGGCTCGCGATCGCTCACCGATGGCGTGATGCGTTTAATCGCTTATGCCGGCATGCTCGGTGCGCTCTATCTGCTGTGCGGATCGTACATCTATTTTGTCCACGACCCGGTGTTGATCACCGATGTCGGCAAACTGACCCGGCTGCTCTCTTTGGTCGTTATGGTGATCGCCGCCTGTTGGTATGCATCGGCTGATAAATGGCAGGCCGAAGTGATCCCATTGGTGATCGGAGCGATCACGGCCACGGTCGCTTACGGTCGCGAATTGGCGCTGCTGGTGATGGCCGCCGTCGCACTGGCGGTTACGCTGCTGATCGGGCAAGACCTGCCCGATCTGGTCGTCCTGTCGGCCGCCACGCTCAGCTGCATCCTCTTGTTGGGACGAATCCGCACGCGAACGCGATTGATCACGATTGGCGCCGGCGCGGCGTTGGTCACTGCGGCCACCGTGATCGGCGTTGGCGTCGTCGCCGGTCAATCATTGGGTTCGGGCGAACCAACCAACGTGACCGAAGGGATCTATCAATCGCTGGGGCTAGGGGCGTTGATGGTCGAATTGTCCAAGGGCTCGGTTTGGTCGGGAACGTTGGTGCTGGTCGCCAGCATGTTGATGACCGGTTTGCTTCCGTTTGTCGAAAAGATTTTCCGCGTCCAGACCGATTTGAGCCTGCTGGAATTGGGCGACGCCAGCCATCCGCTGCTGCGTCAACTGGCACAGCGGGCTCCGGGTACCTACAACCACTCGATCAATGTCGCCTCGATCGCCGAAGCGGCTGCCGACGCGATCGGTGGCAACGGACTGCTGGTTCGCGTGGGAGCCTATTTCCACGACATCGGTAAGATTTTCAAGCCCGATTATTTCATCGAGAATCAAGGGGGCGGCCCCAACCAACACGATTCGCTGCAACCGGCGATGAGCACGTTGGTCATCATCGCGCATGTGAAAGACGGTGCCGACCTGGCCCGTTCGCATCATCTGCCCGAACCGATGATCGATTTCATCCTGCAGCATCACGGGACGACGCTTGTCGAGTACTTCTACCGCGAAGCGAAGGAACGAAGCGAGGAGAGTCCGAACAAGGAAGAGGTTTCCGACAAGGACTTCCGTTACCCGGGGCCAAAACCGCGATCGTTGGAAGCGGCGGTCTTGATGTTGTCCGACGGTGTGGAGAGCGCCAGCCGGACGCTTGTCGATCCGACGCCTGCCCGCATCAAGAGCTTGGTCGAACAGATCGCCATGAAGCGACTGACCGATGGCCAATTCGACGAATCGGGGCTGACGCTGAAACAACTCGATCGCGTCAAACAGAGCTTGGTCAAATCGCTGACGGCGATCTATCATGCTCGCGTCAAATACCCAGGCCAACAGACGGCGTGA
- the ybeY gene encoding rRNA maturation RNase YbeY — translation MNDQDDDLKIEINIQHTASFIDSAALENAVRLVADTYGIVRGEISIGVVDDENMQRLNQKFLQHDYTTDCLSFVYEESDDAISGELILCADYASREAVEFDWQPESELLLYAVHGMLHLMGMEDSTDEGRQAMRDEEREILSRLGIEGAQRHGLPANSNPSEKC, via the coding sequence GTGAACGACCAAGACGATGACTTGAAGATCGAAATCAACATCCAACACACGGCGTCGTTCATCGACAGCGCCGCGTTGGAAAACGCTGTCCGCTTGGTTGCCGACACCTATGGAATCGTCCGCGGCGAGATCAGCATTGGTGTCGTCGATGACGAAAACATGCAGCGATTGAACCAGAAGTTTTTGCAGCACGATTACACGACCGATTGCTTGAGTTTTGTCTACGAGGAATCGGACGACGCGATCAGTGGCGAGTTGATTTTATGCGCCGATTACGCCAGTCGCGAAGCGGTGGAATTCGATTGGCAACCCGAATCGGAACTGTTGCTTTACGCAGTGCATGGGATGCTGCATCTGATGGGGATGGAAGACAGTACCGACGAAGGTCGTCAGGCGATGCGTGACGAAGAGCGTGAGATCCTGTCTCGACTGGGCATCGAAGGAGCTCAGCGACACGGTCTTCCGGCGAACTCTAACCCGAGCGAGAAATGTTAG
- a CDS encoding hemolysin family protein, producing MLELQLIVAIAVIGFVMGTTGGLGAELLNRFIGRSLEAYCRLQGRRNRFGDVLDRQEDATRGALYLRIIGNVLFLSCGTIAVIAPSGSADGIDGGKLVSWIVVASVLVMFTHLWLPAAVTRFASAPVLYQTWPFWNGLAYVMQPLSIPGAVIEWFARRLSGQEEDESEEEELLEDEIRTIITAGTRDGHFGPGVREMIQGVMDMHDDSVSHIMTPRSDVDAIEIDTPWPEILKVVVESGRTRLPVYRENLDNVVGVLYVKDLLSELSILKDPNVPLEKLLRRTWTVPASKRVDELLQEFLHSRSHMAIVLDERHQFSGVVTIEDSLEEIVGEIVDESDDEEQTDFHIVDEQTADMSGRMMVDEVNERLGWQLAESDDYETIAGYVLHHAGYMPRQDEAIELGPLEIKVLRATSRQLERLRLRNVGPSALEAG from the coding sequence ATGTTAGAACTTCAGTTGATCGTGGCAATCGCGGTCATCGGATTTGTAATGGGGACAACCGGCGGTCTAGGCGCCGAATTACTAAATCGCTTTATCGGCCGATCGCTGGAAGCGTATTGCCGACTGCAGGGCCGTCGCAATCGTTTCGGCGACGTGCTAGATCGACAAGAAGACGCCACCCGTGGCGCTCTCTATCTACGGATCATCGGCAACGTGCTGTTCCTCTCCTGTGGAACGATCGCCGTGATCGCGCCCAGCGGTTCCGCAGATGGAATCGATGGCGGCAAGTTGGTCTCTTGGATCGTTGTTGCCAGTGTGCTGGTGATGTTCACGCATCTGTGGTTGCCCGCGGCGGTGACCCGTTTTGCATCGGCGCCAGTCCTTTACCAAACCTGGCCTTTCTGGAACGGTTTGGCGTACGTGATGCAACCGCTTTCGATCCCCGGCGCGGTGATCGAATGGTTCGCCAGGCGGTTGTCGGGGCAGGAGGAGGATGAATCCGAAGAGGAAGAACTGCTCGAAGACGAGATCCGCACGATCATCACCGCGGGCACTCGCGATGGCCACTTTGGGCCGGGAGTTCGCGAGATGATCCAAGGGGTGATGGACATGCACGACGACAGCGTGTCGCACATCATGACCCCGCGCAGCGATGTCGATGCGATCGAAATCGATACGCCATGGCCGGAGATTTTGAAGGTCGTCGTCGAATCCGGACGGACCCGTCTGCCGGTCTATCGCGAGAACCTGGACAACGTCGTCGGCGTGTTGTACGTCAAAGACCTGTTGTCGGAATTGAGCATTCTGAAAGATCCCAACGTCCCCTTGGAAAAACTGCTGCGGCGAACGTGGACCGTTCCCGCCTCCAAACGGGTCGACGAACTGTTGCAAGAATTCCTGCACAGCCGCAGCCACATGGCGATCGTGCTGGACGAACGACATCAGTTTTCCGGCGTCGTCACGATCGAGGACTCCTTGGAAGAAATCGTCGGTGAGATCGTCGACGAATCGGACGATGAAGAGCAGACCGATTTCCATATCGTCGACGAACAGACGGCCGATATGTCGGGCCGGATGATGGTCGACGAGGTCAACGAACGACTGGGTTGGCAATTAGCCGAATCGGACGATTACGAAACGATCGCCGGTTACGTGCTGCACCACGCCGGCTACATGCCTCGACAAGATGAAGCGATCGAATTGGGGCCGCTGGAAATCAAGGTCCTACGAGCCACATCGCGCCAACTGGAACGACTGCGGTTGCGTAACGTGGGCCCCTCGGCGCTCGAAGCGGGTTGA
- a CDS encoding bifunctional folylpolyglutamate synthase/dihydrofolate synthase, producing the protein MTQHDTNMPDDQQALSQPGRSYAQSLDYLYGRINYERLSKPSPQHPMKLARMQALLAEMGDPQASLKIVHIGGTKGKGSTASMVAAIATQAGLRCGLYTSPHLESLEERFRVDGEPATQQQMVSLIDCVRTAADAIRHRGEGDATFFELTTAVAIEHFRRSGCEVAVLEVGLGGRLDSTNVCSPEVTAITSIGLDHQNLLGDTVQQIATEKAGIIKPGVPVVSGVLNPDAAEVIRRIAAQRQAPLLQLDRDFSVRRDPPSASAALACFDFQPSPTAPLPLRQHAACPLAMAGLHQAHNAAVALAIADCWNLNAPESLQFPESACRQALATVSVPGRIEFFPGKPIVILDTAHNRDSVEALAAVLAERFESQNVVAVFGTSHDKDVREMLPILARNVKQIVLTRYRTNPRWYPPQDLAAIASEVVGQSWEVVENSHDALQVARHRAGDAGVVVICGSFFLAAELRRSLVDND; encoded by the coding sequence GTGACGCAGCACGATACAAACATGCCCGACGACCAACAAGCACTCTCTCAGCCCGGACGGTCGTACGCCCAGTCGTTGGACTATTTATATGGTCGGATCAATTACGAACGGCTCAGCAAACCCTCCCCGCAGCACCCGATGAAGCTGGCGCGGATGCAGGCGTTGTTGGCCGAAATGGGCGATCCGCAAGCGAGTCTGAAGATCGTGCATATCGGGGGTACCAAGGGGAAGGGGAGCACCGCGTCGATGGTCGCCGCGATCGCCACCCAGGCCGGGCTGCGATGTGGCCTCTACACGTCGCCCCATCTGGAGTCGTTGGAGGAGCGATTTCGCGTCGATGGGGAACCGGCGACACAACAGCAGATGGTTTCGTTGATCGATTGCGTCCGTACGGCCGCCGATGCGATCCGGCATCGGGGCGAAGGGGATGCCACATTTTTTGAACTGACCACGGCGGTCGCGATCGAACACTTTCGCCGCTCGGGTTGTGAAGTCGCCGTGTTGGAGGTTGGATTGGGGGGGCGTCTGGACAGCACAAACGTCTGTTCTCCGGAGGTCACTGCGATCACCAGCATCGGATTGGATCATCAAAATCTGTTGGGCGATACGGTCCAACAGATCGCCACGGAAAAAGCGGGGATCATCAAACCGGGCGTCCCCGTGGTCAGCGGTGTGTTGAACCCCGACGCCGCCGAGGTGATACGTCGGATCGCCGCTCAACGGCAGGCTCCCTTGCTGCAGCTCGATCGCGATTTCAGCGTCCGTCGCGATCCGCCATCGGCCAGCGCGGCGTTGGCCTGTTTCGATTTCCAACCGAGTCCAACCGCTCCGCTGCCCCTTCGCCAGCACGCCGCTTGCCCGCTGGCGATGGCTGGTTTGCATCAGGCCCACAATGCGGCCGTGGCGTTAGCGATCGCCGATTGTTGGAATCTGAACGCTCCCGAGTCGCTACAGTTTCCCGAGTCCGCATGTCGCCAAGCGTTGGCCACCGTCAGTGTTCCGGGCAGAATTGAATTCTTCCCCGGCAAGCCGATTGTCATTCTGGATACCGCGCACAACCGCGATTCGGTAGAAGCGCTGGCTGCTGTCTTGGCCGAGCGGTTTGAGTCGCAAAATGTCGTCGCGGTGTTTGGCACCAGCCACGACAAAGACGTTCGCGAGATGTTGCCTATCTTGGCGCGAAACGTCAAACAGATCGTGCTGACTCGGTATCGAACCAACCCACGCTGGTATCCGCCTCAAGATTTGGCGGCGATCGCTTCGGAAGTGGTTGGCCAGAGTTGGGAAGTGGTCGAGAATTCGCACGATGCTTTGCAAGTTGCCCGCCATCGCGCTGGTGATGCGGGCGTCGTCGTGATCTGCGGCTCCTTTTTCCTGGCCGCCGAGTTGCGCCGATCGCTTGTCGACAACGACTGA
- a CDS encoding ABC transporter ATP-binding protein: MDIDSTAVADGTEDSNAKSDSSSVVIETRSLSKVYRDFWGRKKVQALKPLDIEVKQGEIFGLLGPNGSGKSTTIKLILGLLFPTSGRVLVFDQDATETKKNERIGYLPEESYLYKFLNAEETLDFYGRLFDLSASQRAARVDELIKMVGLDKARHRQLREYSKGMTRRVGLAQALVNDPDLILLDEPTTGLDPIGTREMKDLILRLRDEGKTILLCSHQLADVQDVCDRVAILHQGELKELGRVDELLKVKDVTEIHARGLSDAAKQEIQAVIDRNGGTTDYMDNPTATMEELFLQIVRESDERPGMRRVSERDLQEGDK, translated from the coding sequence GTGGATATCGACTCGACAGCCGTCGCCGATGGCACTGAGGATTCGAATGCAAAATCGGATTCCTCCAGCGTTGTTATTGAAACACGAAGCCTCAGCAAAGTCTATCGTGACTTCTGGGGACGCAAAAAGGTCCAAGCGCTCAAGCCATTGGACATTGAGGTCAAGCAAGGCGAGATCTTTGGTCTGCTGGGCCCCAACGGTAGCGGCAAGTCGACGACGATCAAGCTGATCTTGGGACTGCTGTTCCCGACCAGCGGCCGCGTGCTGGTCTTCGATCAAGACGCCACCGAAACAAAAAAGAACGAACGGATCGGATATCTACCCGAAGAGTCCTATCTTTACAAGTTCCTCAACGCCGAAGAGACGCTCGACTTCTACGGTCGTTTGTTCGATCTGTCCGCCTCCCAGCGAGCGGCCCGAGTCGACGAATTGATCAAGATGGTCGGCCTCGATAAAGCTCGCCATCGCCAACTGCGCGAATACTCCAAAGGTATGACCCGCCGCGTTGGCCTGGCTCAAGCATTGGTCAACGATCCCGACCTGATCCTGTTGGACGAACCAACCACCGGTTTGGATCCGATCGGTACTCGCGAGATGAAGGACCTGATCCTGCGGCTTCGCGACGAGGGCAAAACGATCCTGTTGTGCAGCCATCAATTGGCCGACGTGCAAGACGTTTGCGACCGCGTGGCGATCCTGCACCAGGGTGAACTCAAGGAATTGGGCCGCGTCGATGAACTGCTGAAGGTTAAAGACGTCACCGAGATCCATGCCCGCGGGCTCTCCGATGCAGCCAAGCAAGAGATCCAAGCGGTGATCGATCGCAACGGCGGCACCACCGATTACATGGATAATCCGACCGCCACGATGGAAGAGCTGTTCTTGCAGATCGTTCGCGAAAGCGACGAGCGTCCTGGAATGCGACGCGTCTCGGAGCGTGATTTGCAGGAGGGAGACAAATAA
- a CDS encoding ABC transporter permease, giving the protein MTLQPEDFWSFTEWLLRPGAFLESALLQGIALIVLAIIAGLVVGYLIAAARYGPSEGFYSVARIVREFVREDAPGTSPRRIYALARLAFKEAIRRKVLFVVGLFIVLLMFAGWYLDPKSDDPARLYISFVLTSTNYLLLMLALFISTASLPNDIKNKTIYTIVTKPVRTTEIILGRVFGFVGVGTLMIVPMAIASYFFVTGDLDHTHEIETTTVLSDDTVVGQTTDLRGHRHSFTLDSDGYGATDTQRGHQHAVFRDGDTIQVGSAQGMLRARVPVYGEMQFFDRSGRHADKGINVGYEDRKGGYGSAGLSRLVNTGGTQARRIEHGYVEGASLSRAEYTFSNVTPAEYPEGIPIEFTLRAFRSLKGDIITGVQGTLTVQHPTKPIESNPFRFEVKEFQVDDQFIPLEMEGTNVTETGTLNLYEDLVDENGQVKIVVRCIDPGQYLGMTQSDLYLKPAENSFAWNLAKGFISIWLQMVLIISFGVMFSTFLNGSVAMLATFICVVLGFSAESIYEARYNQVVGRNMGGGPIESVVRLLRQDAFTTELDVESAPKMIIQGVDGVIMYCLDLIATALPNLPKMMQTAEFVASGFDVLGGLLARHVATTLCYLIMTCIIAYFFLKTREIAA; this is encoded by the coding sequence ATGACGCTTCAGCCGGAAGACTTCTGGTCATTTACCGAGTGGTTGTTGCGGCCGGGGGCTTTCCTGGAAAGCGCTCTGTTGCAAGGGATCGCGCTGATCGTGCTGGCGATCATCGCCGGGTTGGTGGTCGGTTATTTGATCGCCGCTGCCCGCTATGGACCAAGCGAAGGTTTTTACAGCGTCGCGCGGATCGTTCGCGAATTCGTTCGCGAAGATGCCCCTGGCACCTCGCCGCGGCGGATCTATGCACTCGCCCGTCTCGCCTTCAAAGAAGCGATTCGACGCAAGGTCTTGTTTGTCGTCGGATTGTTTATCGTCCTGTTGATGTTTGCCGGTTGGTATCTGGATCCCAAAAGCGACGATCCGGCGCGGCTGTACATCAGTTTTGTACTGACGTCGACCAATTATCTGTTGCTGATGTTGGCGCTGTTCATCAGTACCGCCAGCTTGCCGAACGACATCAAAAATAAAACGATCTACACGATCGTCACCAAACCGGTTCGCACCACGGAGATCATCCTGGGGCGCGTCTTCGGATTCGTCGGCGTCGGTACGCTGATGATCGTGCCGATGGCGATCGCCAGTTACTTCTTTGTCACCGGCGACCTCGATCACACCCATGAAATCGAGACGACAACGGTCCTTTCCGATGACACCGTCGTCGGGCAAACAACCGACCTGCGAGGGCACCGGCACTCCTTCACCCTCGATTCGGATGGTTATGGTGCGACCGATACGCAGCGAGGTCACCAACACGCGGTCTTCCGCGATGGCGATACGATTCAGGTCGGCAGCGCTCAAGGCATGCTTCGCGCTCGTGTCCCTGTCTATGGTGAAATGCAGTTCTTCGACCGTTCGGGACGGCACGCTGACAAAGGGATCAACGTTGGATATGAAGACCGCAAGGGTGGTTACGGATCGGCGGGCCTGTCTCGCTTGGTCAACACCGGCGGCACGCAAGCTCGCCGCATCGAACACGGTTATGTCGAAGGGGCGTCGTTGAGTCGCGCCGAATACACGTTCTCCAACGTCACCCCGGCGGAGTATCCCGAAGGAATTCCGATCGAGTTCACGCTGCGAGCCTTCCGGTCGCTGAAGGGGGATATTATCACGGGCGTTCAAGGAACGCTGACAGTTCAACATCCGACCAAACCGATCGAGAGCAATCCGTTCCGGTTTGAAGTTAAAGAGTTCCAGGTCGACGATCAATTCATCCCGCTGGAAATGGAAGGGACCAACGTCACCGAGACCGGTACCCTGAATCTGTACGAAGATCTGGTCGATGAAAACGGGCAGGTCAAGATCGTCGTCCGCTGTATCGATCCAGGCCAGTACTTGGGCATGACGCAAAGCGATCTGTACCTCAAGCCGGCGGAAAATTCGTTCGCTTGGAACCTCGCCAAAGGCTTTATCAGCATCTGGTTGCAGATGGTTTTGATCATCAGCTTTGGCGTGATGTTCAGTACCTTCCTGAACGGTTCGGTGGCGATGCTGGCCACGTTCATCTGCGTCGTTCTCGGCTTCTCAGCGGAAAGTATCTACGAAGCTCGCTATAATCAAGTGGTGGGACGGAACATGGGTGGCGGTCCGATCGAATCGGTCGTCCGATTGTTGCGACAAGATGCATTCACGACCGAATTGGACGTCGAATCCGCCCCCAAGATGATCATTCAAGGTGTCGACGGAGTGATCATGTACTGCTTGGACTTGATCGCCACGGCACTCCCCAACTTGCCCAAAATGATGCAGACCGCGGAATTTGTGGCGAGTGGATTTGATGTGCTCGGCGGCCTGTTGGCCAGGCATGTCGCAACGACCTTGTGTTATCTAATTATGACCTGCATTATTGCATACTTCTTCCTTAAAACACGGGAGATCGCAG